In Coriobacteriia bacterium, the DNA window GGCCCGGCTAGCGCTTGCGCTCACGCAGTCGGATCTCGCACGCTTGCTGGGAGTCACCACGAAGGCCGTCGGCCGCTGGGAGTCGGGGCTCGTGCGCCAGAACCGCACCGCCGACACGCTGCTCCGGCTCCTCGCCGCGCACCCCGAACTCGTCGCCGAGACCGGCTTCATCGCCGCCGAGGGCCGCGGGCCGTATGGGCGCAAGGTAGGCGAGGAGTAGAGCGCCTCGCGACCTGCGCTTGACACCGAAAAGGTACGTGCAATACCATTTCGTTGCGGGCCCCCTCTCGCAATCAGCGTGAGGGGGTCGGTATGTCCGAGGCAGAACAACAAGAGAAGTCAGTACCGCACTATGACCTTGGGGTCGTGAGGGACGCCTTCCGCCGTCGATGGGCAAGCCCATTAGGAGGCGATTGCCGTGGCCCTATCCATAGAGACCAACTGCCCCGTGTGTGGGAGGGCGGCAGTCGTGAGAACGGATGCGGCGGTAGAAGTTGAGACGCCTGAACATGCGGTGACGGTGACCGGGTTTATGCACGATCGGTGTGAGGCGTGCGGCGAGGAGTTCTTTGCCGCAGCTCAACTCGACCAGATGCTGCAGACTGCTGCGGACACGGTTCGGCTGGATCAGCAGCTGCTGACGGGTGCGGAAGTCCGCGAGATCAGGCTCGCGCTCGGCCTGACACAGCGTGATTTGGAGCGGCTTCTTGGCGTGGGGCCCAAGAGCGTGGGGCGCTGGGAACGTGGAATGTACGCACAGGGCAAGCCCTGCGATGTCCTCCTCCGGCTCCTCGCCGCGCATCCCGAGCTCGTCGCCGAGACCGGCTTCATCGCCGCCGAGGGCCGCGGGCCGTACGGGCGCGCTCGCGGGGCAGAGTGACTCAGCCCTGACCCGCCCATCGCGTTGGCGCGGCGTGTGAAGTCTTGGTGGAGTGCCGTCAGCGTTGCCGGGTTCACCGAGTACACTGGTAGCTAACCTCCACGCCCCGTGGCATGAGACTCTCGGAAGGGTCCGTATGATCGCCAGAAAGCACGTCCGGGCCATCGCTCTTGTGCTGGCGTTTCTGTTGATCGCATCGCTGCTGATTGCCTGTGAGCCGCGCAGCGCCGACCCGGGCACGGATTCCGCGGCGCGCAGCGAGGAGCTCACGCCCGGCGAGTTCCCGGACAAAGAACCGCCGGCACCGGTCGAGCCCCCACCACCTATGCTGCGCAACCCCGAGACGGCCGTCTTCTCGTACCTGCTGTGGATCACCTTCGCGTACCGCGTTCTCAACTCCGACGTCGCCACGCACGCGTTCGACGAGTGGGAAGAGGTGCGGGTCAATTCGTACGTCGAACTGAACCGCCAGGAAAGCCGCGCCATCGACCAGCGCTTGCTGAAGTTCGAGCCCCGCGCCGTCGAGACCAAGGGTGACACCGCCACGGTGTCGGCACGCGAAGAGTGGGTGTACCGCTACATCAGCACCGGCGACGGAACCTACTCGACGCCGCGCCACGAGGCCACCTACGACACCACGTATACCGTGGTCAACGTCCAAGACAAGGGGTGGCTTGTGCACAAGGTCGAAGCCACGCCCATCGGCGACACGCCGAAGTAGCCCCTCGCCCGTCCCTGCAGGGGAGCCGCCGTCCCCGCGGCGCAATCGACCGTACCATCGCGCCTTCGGCTGGCCCTCGGATACCCCGGGGGCCATTTCTTAACCATAAAGAAAACTTGCGCCATTCTGAATGACAGTTAGTAAGGTTTAATGAGGCTTCTTTATACTCACCTGTCAAGTACGGACCCCCTTCAGCCGATGATATAGTTAGATTCAGCTCACGGTGCGACTGCTGCCGGGCGGTCGTCATGAGGGGCTGGAAAAGGTGGGGTTTGTTATGCGGAAGAGAGTCTGCACTGCGGGGGCGGTGCTCGCGCTCGCGTCAATCCTGATTGTCGCAGTACCGATGGCAGCGTCCGCTGCGCGCTCTAACGCTGAGTGCGCGGTCTGTCACGGTGCCGGGTCGATCATGGACAACGCGGTATTCGACGTGGGTGCTGTCGACAAAGACACCGCGTGCCGCAAGTGCCACCTCGACAGCCTCGTGAACACGCACCCTAACCACTACGCGGGCGGCAACTGCAGCTCCGTGTGTCACCGCGGGTGGGGCAGCTCGCTTGCGGCCCGGGTGCCGTCGGTCCTGACTCCGGCCGGCGCGTTTGCGTCGTGGGAATCGCCCAACATGTCCTCCGACGCCCTTCATCAGATCCACGCCACCCCGCGGTGGGCCTCTGACATCAGGTACGAGTTCAGCAAGTGCGGCAGCTGCCACGCCACGGCGGCGTGCACCGCTTGCCACAACGGCACCCCGGTCATCGACAACTCGCACGGCGTGCACGGCACGGAGCCCACGACCACACCCATCACGCCGTGGGTCGGCGACGTCTCCCCGGGCGTCATCTCCGGGCAGGCAGACGACACGCTGGTCACGGACAGCGAGGTGCGGTGCGGCGCTGGAGGATGCCACGACATCGAGGGCCGCTCGCAGAGCGCGCCGCTCCAGATAGACTGCTATGACCACCCGGCCTATCCCGACAAGAACTACGTCTCGAGCATCGGTG includes these proteins:
- a CDS encoding type II toxin-antitoxin system MqsA family antitoxin — translated: ARLALALTQSDLARLLGVTTKAVGRWESGLVRQNRTADTLLRLLAAHPELVAETGFIAAEGRGPYGRKVGEE
- a CDS encoding type II toxin-antitoxin system MqsA family antitoxin; translation: MALSIETNCPVCGRAAVVRTDAAVEVETPEHAVTVTGFMHDRCEACGEEFFAAAQLDQMLQTAADTVRLDQQLLTGAEVREIRLALGLTQRDLERLLGVGPKSVGRWERGMYAQGKPCDVLLRLLAAHPELVAETGFIAAEGRGPYGRARGAE